TCGACAAGAATGTGGCAGAGCATACAAGTCATGTCTTATTCCGGCTTACTTGCATCAAGAACGAGTACCGTCAAAAATCACTCGGTTGCACGGATGCGTTGAGTGCTCTTAGTGGAAACGTCTGTTAATCCCTGAATAAGACGCAGGGACCATAAAGAAGGAACGCTTTCCTGAAGTATAAAAAATCCGAATCACGTTGATTCGGATTTTGTCTTTAGATGCGTTAATGACTTTGAGCGCGTTTTGCTTCGATATCTTCTTTTGTCGGTCCCATAATGCCGGGCACCTTCAGGCCTGCCTGACGAAGGAGAACGGTCATCTGTCCGATGTGATGCGTCTGGTGATCGATGATCATCCGTAACAGCTGCCCTTTGGCCATCTCTTCACCTGCAAAATGTACCCGGTCTTCGAGCATATCGTCCTTGACGTGCTGGAGGATCCCCAGTTCAAGGGATTCTGCAGTGTTATGGTAATGTGCCAACAGCTCTTCTGCGGTTTTTGGCTGTTCTTCTGCTGCCGGCGGTTTAACCGGTACTTCAAGCATGCGGCCGATGCCAAAAGCGGATTGGGTTAAGTGCCAGGCAAGTGACCCCAGCGTGTTGTGTCCTGCTTCCATGGCCTGATCCATCGTCTCATCTGTGATGGTGTCGATGACTTGTTCCGCCTTGTTGACCGATGCCAGCCAGTCGAGCCGGAAATCATTGATTCTGCGATACATTCAAAATCCTCCCCTTTTCTTTTGAAAAAATACTGTAGTAAACCCTTGATCAATTCCACTCTTAACATATCGAAACTGTCTGGATTTTTCAACGATTTTGTACTCCCGGTGAAATCAGGCAGGAGAATTCATGGTATAAAGAGAACAACTTGGATAACAGACGAAAGCTACGGGAATGGAAAGGTGTGGTGTGAAGATGCGGATAGGCGGAAAACTGTTCAAGGATGTTTCAACTCCTGAAAAATGGATTCAGGAGGTTAAGCGTTTCGGGTACCGGACGTCGGTTTGTCCGGTGGATGCAGCGTCGAGTGACATTGAAATCGTTGCATTCCGGCAGGCAGCTAAAACAAATGACATTTTGATCTCTGAAGTGGGCGCCTGGAGCAATCCGATCAGCCCCGATGACCGGATTCAAAAAGCGGCAATCTCTCATTGTAAAGGCCAGCTGGAACTGGCTGAGAAAATGAGGGCGGTCTGCTGTGTGAATATTGCGGGCAGCCTCAGTGAAGACTTTGATGGTCCTCATCCGGATCATTTTCACAAGGATACCTTCGCGCTCGTTGTCGATACCGTCCGGGAAATCATCGACGACGTCAAGCCGGTGAAGACGAAATATGCACTGGAGATGCTGCCGTGGATGATTCCCGACGGAACGGACAGCTATGAGGCTTTGGTGAAAGCGATTGACCGGGACGCTTTTGCGGTGCATTTTGATCCGGTGAATATGCTGACGTCACCCCGGGCTTTTTATCATAATGCAGACATCATTCGGGATTTCGTCAAACGCCTGGGGCATCTGATTGTGAACGTCCATGTAAAAGACATTGCCCTTTCCGGGAAACTGACGGTTCATCTGGACGAAGTGGAACCAGGGCTTGGTGGACTGAATTACCCCGTTTTACTGAAGGAACTCCATCAACTCGGAAATCCAGATCTGCCATTGATGCTTGAGCACTACGAGCATGAATCGAGCTATGTCAATGGCGCTGCCTTCATCCGGAAGGTGGCAAAAGAAAAAGGTATCACACTAGATGAATAGAAAAAGGAATGAATCATTGATGAACACAAACGAACTGTTATTTTTTGAACCGGTATTTAAGGAAAAAGTCTGGGGCGGAACGAAGTTGAACAAGCAGTTTAACTACGACGTTTCAGGGGACAACATCGGTGAATGCTGGGGGATTTCTGCCCACAAGGAGGGTGCGGCAAGAGTCAGAAACGGTCACTATAAAGGACAGACGTTGCGGGAATTATGGGCACGTGAACGGGCGCTGTTCGGTCCTGTGACAAGCGAAGAGTTCCCCTTGCTGGTGAAGATCATTGATGCAAGCGATGCCCTGTCGGTGCAGGTCCATCCGAATGACGAGCTGGCCATGGCGATGGCAGGCTACCCTTACGGGAAAACCGAATGCTGGTATATTCTCGACGCAGAACCCGGTGCGAAGCTGATCTATGGACATCAGGCCGATTCGAAAGAGGAGCTGCAGGAACTGGTTGCGGGCGGGAACTGGGACGATCTTTTTCGTGAGGTGCCGGTGGAAGCCGGGGACTTCGTTCATGTGCCCAGCGGTACAGTGCATGCGATTGGAGCGGGGATCGTTCTTCTTGAAGTCCAGCAGAGCTCGGATATTACGTACCGTTTTTACGATTACGACCGTCCAGGAAGCGATGGGGAGCTGCGTCCTTTGCATATTGAAGAATCGATTGCCTGTACCAGGGTACCCGATCATCTTTCCGGTGACTCAGTCGTGAAGACGCAGCATCAGGATTCGGCAAAAGCCGTCCTTGTGGAAGATCCTTATTTCCATGTCCATCAATTGAATCCCGGCAGAGCAGGTGGAGAGTTGAGCGTTACGAATCCGTCTTTTCTTTTGATGACCGTCACCGAAGGGACCGGCTTTGTCCGCACAGATTCGGATGAGCATACGGAGATCACGAAGGGTGATCATTTCATTGTCCCAGCAAGTATTGATGCAATACACCTCGGCGGCGAGTGCACCATTATTTCTGCATATGTTCCAGGAATAGAAAACCAATGATGAATGCAAGCAGGTGATGTCCGGTGACTTATACGATCAGGCAAATCAGTGAACGGGCAGTTTCGATTCTCTTCCCTGAAAAGATAACGGAAGAAATCCACCAACAGGTGATGGCAACGACCCGGCTGTTTCAGGGGCGATTTCCAGGGGTGCTCACGGATACTGTGCCGTCTTACCACCAGGTGACCTTGTTCTTCAGGCGCCGGATTTCCTATGCGGAAGCTCATGAATGGATTGACAAGGTGTTGAATCAGACGCAAACAGGAGGGGGCGGATTACATGGCCGGACGATCACACTGCCGGTCTTATACGGTGGTGAATGGGGACCGGATCTTGAGCACGTGGCTTCGGTGACGGGTCTCAGTGATCAGGAAGTGATTGACCGCCATACGGCAGGCGTTTATACGGTGTTTATGCTCGGTTTTTTACCGGGTTTTCCATACCTCGGGGGGTTGGATGACAGGCTGAATACACCGAGGCGAGACACGCCGCGGCAAAGCGTTCCTGCAGGCAGTGTGGGCATTGCCGGGGCGCAGACGGGCGTTTACCCGCTGGCGTCTCCGGGGGGATGGCAGCTGATCGGCCGGACACCACGGCAGTTGGTTGATGTGCATCATCCGGAGCCTTGTCTCGTGCGTCCCGGGGATCAGCTGAGATTTGTTGCGATTACAAAAGCGGATTACCAGGCCATGGAAAAGGAGGCGAAGCAACATGTTGACCATTGACCTGAATGCGGATATCGGTGAGAGCTTCGGTGTATACCGGCTTGGTGATGATGAGGCACTGCTTGACGTCGTGACCTCGGCGAATATCGCCTGCGGTTTTCACGCCGGCGATTACCGGACGATGAACAAGGCAGTCAAATCAGCGGTGATGAAAGGTGTCGCCATCGGCGCTCATCCGGGCTATCCGGATCTATTTGGCTTTGGCAGGCGTCCGATGGCCATGCCGGCGGAGGAAATCCATGAACTGCTGGTGTATCAGATCGGTGCGATGCAGGGGTACTGCCGGGCCAACGGCACCTTGTTGCATCATGTGAAACCGCATGGTGCCCTGTATAATACGGCAGCTGCTGACCCTCTGGTGGCCCAAGCGGTTGCAAAGGCGGTCAAGGACGTTTGTCCGGAGGCGAGACTGATGGGGCTCGCTGGCAGCGAACTGGTGAAAGCGGGCCATGAAGCCGGATTGCAGGTCATGGCCGAAGCCTTTGCTGACCGGCAGTATACCGCAGAAGGACGACTTGTGTCGCGGGGCAGTCCAGGTGCCGTGCTGGAAGCAGAAGACGACGTGGTGACGCAGGTCACGGGGATCGTATTCAGGCAGCAAGTCGAAGCCATTGACGGCAGAGCTGTTCCGATCCAGGCAGATACGCTCTGTTTTCACGGGGATGGCAAAGAAGCAGCCGTGCTCGCAAAGGTCGTTCGAACCAAGCTTGAACAGGCAGGAGTCCGCTGCCAGTCGCCGGCATCAGCCGGTGATGAATGATATGCTGTTTCATATCGAAGAAGCGGGCGTGTTGACAACAGTCCAGGATCTTGGGCGTCACGGCTATCGTCACCTGGGCTTTCCGCTCAGTGGAGCAGTGGACCCGCTTGCTCACCGCTACGCCAATCACATCGTTGGGAACCCTGGCAGTGATGCCACACTTGAGATCACCATGGGCGGACTCAAGATGGAGGTTCTTGAACCCCACTTGATCGCTGTAACAGGAGCGGATCTCGATGCAACGATCAATCAGAACCCATTTCCCCTTTGGAAAGCCGTCAAAGTGCAACAGGGTGATCAACTCCGCTTTCGTGGTCCGGTCCACGGTATCCGTTCGTATCTGGCAGTGAGCGGAGGCATTGAACATGAAATGATCCTTGGCAGCCGGTCTGTCTATGAACGGGCAGGTATCGGACGGGCCTTGAAGGCCGGGGACTTCGTTTTTGCATGCCGGCCAGTGGACAAGCAGGACCTCGCCCGCGAAGGCTGGCAACTGGCTTCCTCCTATCGGCCTTTCTACAACAATGAAATTACTTTGCGTGTGATCCCGGGCCGACACATGGAGCGGTTTACATTGGAGTCGATCGCTCGCCTTGCAACTCAGGAATTTACGTTAGCCGGGAGTGACCGGATGGGTGCCAAATTACATACAGGCAGCCCATTGAAGCATAAAAAATCGGCCGACATTCTTTCCGAACCGGTGATGCCAGGAACGGTCCAGGTGGCGGTTGACGGACAGCCGATGATTCTCCTCGCCGATGCTCAGACAACCGGTGGCTACACCTCCATTGGTACGGTAAGAGAAGAGGACCTGTGGCAGGTGGCACAATTGAAACAGGGTGGCACGGTCTATTTGAAGATGGAAGAAGGGTGGTCAGACACGTGAAATGGGGCAGGATGCTGTTATTTTTTCTTTTTCTGACGTTTTATCTGTTATTAATGTGGAATGCCAATCCGTATCTATTGCTCCGGGAGCAGGAACTCGTATTCACCTGGGCTGAATCACCTTCATGGCAGACTTTCTTCGAGCGGGAGGATCTTCGTGTCATCGACGTCATCACGGACTTGAATAAAGTCAGTCACATTATCGGGACGATGACACTGGCTTTTCTCGCATTTCACTGGCTCGGGTGGCGCTGGAAAGTGATTCTCGCTTTGACGCTCTTTGTCATTTTCGTGGAGATGGCCCAGCCCTTTATCGGCCGCACGGCGTGGTTTGTGGATGTGTTTTTAAACATTCTGGGTGTGGGTCTTGGAACATTTCTCGTCTGGTATTACCGGTACCGCCAAGACGTGGTGACATAACAATCGTCAGGGACAATGGCAGGTTCCTGATGGTAAACACGGTACGTTATACTGAACATGGAACTCATAAATGGAGGGATGCCAAATGGCAAAAGAAGCATCGTTTGACATTGTGTCGAAAGTGGATTTTTCCAAAGTCCAGAATGCCGTCGTGATGACGAAGAAAGAAATTCAGAACCGCTTTGATTTTAAAGCCAGCAAGAGTGAAGTGAACCTTGAGAACGAGGAACTGGTGCTCATTTCCGATGATGAATTTAAAATGGATCAGTTAAAGGACGTACTGGTCAGTAAACTGATTAAGCAGGAAGTGTCCCTCAAAAGTCTCGATTACGGAAAAGTGGAGTCTGCTTCCGGAGGAACGATCCGCCAGCGCGCGAAGCTCGTTCAGGGGATTGATAAGGAGAACGCGAAGAAAATCACCAAACTGATTAAGGACAAGGGTCTGAAGGTGAAAACACAGATCCAGGACGAACAGATTCGGGTGACCGGGAAGAATAAAGACGATTTGCAGCAAGTGATTGCTGCACTTCGGGAAGCGGACATGACGATTCCGCTTCAATTTACGAACTACCGCTAAGTAAATATAGAAAGGGTGCTGCTGATTTGTTTGAACACACGGATTATTTTACGATGGAACGCTTGTCAGAGCAGCATCTTGATGCCATTGAAGAACTGCAGGAAGTTGTGCGGGCTTCCCTTGAGAACCCCGATCTTCTCGTGCCATTGAGTCGGGTGGAACTGAAGAACATTGTAACAGAGGACACGGGGATGACTGTCGGGGTGTTTAATGTCAGGGATGAGCTTGTGGGGATACTCGGCGCGCTGTATCCCGGATCCTCAAAGGAGAATCTCGGCTATGCCCTCGCCATGGATGAAGAAAAAGCGGCCCAAGTCTTTCACTTGGAAATCACCTTCATCGATCCGGACTATCGGAGGATGGGCTTTATGGTCACGATGTGCCGCTGGCTTGTTCAACTGATGAAAATCGAAGGCCGGTACCGGTATCTGTGCGCGACGGTGTCACCTTACAACATCGGAAGTCTGAAAAACATGATGCTTTCGGGCAATGCCGTTGTCG
This Salisediminibacterium beveridgei DNA region includes the following protein-coding sequences:
- a CDS encoding VanZ family protein; translated protein: MLLFFLFLTFYLLLMWNANPYLLLREQELVFTWAESPSWQTFFEREDLRVIDVITDLNKVSHIIGTMTLAFLAFHWLGWRWKVILALTLFVIFVEMAQPFIGRTAWFVDVFLNILGVGLGTFLVWYYRYRQDVVT
- a CDS encoding 5-oxoprolinase subunit C family protein, translating into MNRQESAASRRHQPVMNDMLFHIEEAGVLTTVQDLGRHGYRHLGFPLSGAVDPLAHRYANHIVGNPGSDATLEITMGGLKMEVLEPHLIAVTGADLDATINQNPFPLWKAVKVQQGDQLRFRGPVHGIRSYLAVSGGIEHEMILGSRSVYERAGIGRALKAGDFVFACRPVDKQDLAREGWQLASSYRPFYNNEITLRVIPGRHMERFTLESIARLATQEFTLAGSDRMGAKLHTGSPLKHKKSADILSEPVMPGTVQVAVDGQPMILLADAQTTGGYTSIGTVREEDLWQVAQLKQGGTVYLKMEEGWSDT
- the pxpB gene encoding 5-oxoprolinase subunit PxpB produces the protein MTYTIRQISERAVSILFPEKITEEIHQQVMATTRLFQGRFPGVLTDTVPSYHQVTLFFRRRISYAEAHEWIDKVLNQTQTGGGGLHGRTITLPVLYGGEWGPDLEHVASVTGLSDQEVIDRHTAGVYTVFMLGFLPGFPYLGGLDDRLNTPRRDTPRQSVPAGSVGIAGAQTGVYPLASPGGWQLIGRTPRQLVDVHHPEPCLVRPGDQLRFVAITKADYQAMEKEAKQHVDH
- a CDS encoding sugar phosphate isomerase/epimerase family protein, with protein sequence MRIGGKLFKDVSTPEKWIQEVKRFGYRTSVCPVDAASSDIEIVAFRQAAKTNDILISEVGAWSNPISPDDRIQKAAISHCKGQLELAEKMRAVCCVNIAGSLSEDFDGPHPDHFHKDTFALVVDTVREIIDDVKPVKTKYALEMLPWMIPDGTDSYEALVKAIDRDAFAVHFDPVNMLTSPRAFYHNADIIRDFVKRLGHLIVNVHVKDIALSGKLTVHLDEVEPGLGGLNYPVLLKELHQLGNPDLPLMLEHYEHESSYVNGAAFIRKVAKEKGITLDE
- a CDS encoding DinB family protein, with the translated sequence MYRRINDFRLDWLASVNKAEQVIDTITDETMDQAMEAGHNTLGSLAWHLTQSAFGIGRMLEVPVKPPAAEEQPKTAEELLAHYHNTAESLELGILQHVKDDMLEDRVHFAGEEMAKGQLLRMIIDHQTHHIGQMTVLLRQAGLKVPGIMGPTKEDIEAKRAQSH
- a CDS encoding type I phosphomannose isomerase catalytic subunit, giving the protein MNTNELLFFEPVFKEKVWGGTKLNKQFNYDVSGDNIGECWGISAHKEGAARVRNGHYKGQTLRELWARERALFGPVTSEEFPLLVKIIDASDALSVQVHPNDELAMAMAGYPYGKTECWYILDAEPGAKLIYGHQADSKEELQELVAGGNWDDLFREVPVEAGDFVHVPSGTVHAIGAGIVLLEVQQSSDITYRFYDYDRPGSDGELRPLHIEESIACTRVPDHLSGDSVVKTQHQDSAKAVLVEDPYFHVHQLNPGRAGGELSVTNPSFLLMTVTEGTGFVRTDSDEHTEITKGDHFIVPASIDAIHLGGECTIISAYVPGIENQ
- a CDS encoding GNAT family N-acetyltransferase, giving the protein MFEHTDYFTMERLSEQHLDAIEELQEVVRASLENPDLLVPLSRVELKNIVTEDTGMTVGVFNVRDELVGILGALYPGSSKENLGYALAMDEEKAAQVFHLEITFIDPDYRRMGFMVTMCRWLVQLMKIEGRYRYLCATVSPYNIGSLKNMMLSGNAVVDFQLKYGGLERYIVFQDVTVPFDLHGQDIQYIPIQENPLAPVEYLEKGFLGTSLERIGQEIVMVMKYREKP
- a CDS encoding LamB/YcsF family protein, whose amino-acid sequence is MLTIDLNADIGESFGVYRLGDDEALLDVVTSANIACGFHAGDYRTMNKAVKSAVMKGVAIGAHPGYPDLFGFGRRPMAMPAEEIHELLVYQIGAMQGYCRANGTLLHHVKPHGALYNTAAADPLVAQAVAKAVKDVCPEARLMGLAGSELVKAGHEAGLQVMAEAFADRQYTAEGRLVSRGSPGAVLEAEDDVVTQVTGIVFRQQVEAIDGRAVPIQADTLCFHGDGKEAAVLAKVVRTKLEQAGVRCQSPASAGDE
- a CDS encoding YajQ family cyclic di-GMP-binding protein, whose product is MAKEASFDIVSKVDFSKVQNAVVMTKKEIQNRFDFKASKSEVNLENEELVLISDDEFKMDQLKDVLVSKLIKQEVSLKSLDYGKVESASGGTIRQRAKLVQGIDKENAKKITKLIKDKGLKVKTQIQDEQIRVTGKNKDDLQQVIAALREADMTIPLQFTNYR